Proteins encoded within one genomic window of Humulus lupulus chromosome 1, drHumLupu1.1, whole genome shotgun sequence:
- the LOC133824923 gene encoding chitinase 2-like, which yields MEYIGATGVPVKFYTVPIDQGIDFHFILGFAIDASPEGDSQNGVFSPYWVSTLTQTSVAQIKSRYPNVKALASLSGWSLGDTVLRWYDPEDPNLWITNAFTSLKSIVEDYHLDGIDIDYENFPKRRRRSSPNSTFAYCIGELISLLKNQSVISVATIAPFYTTVGPYMDLYGRYEEVIDFVNYQFYTDRVRSARGYLDTFRVRSMQFGAEKLLPSYEVKGRGIQGEAFFDALRLLEKSGFSVNGVMIFSADASVDGGGDDYYYEKKSQAFLLNSTTLV from the coding sequence ATGGAGTACATAGGAGCGACGGGCGTACCAGTCAAATTCTACACCGTACCGATCGACCAAGGCATTGACTTTCACTTCATCCTCGGCTTCGCCATCGACGCAAGCCCAGAAGGAGACTCACAAAACGGTGTGTTCTCCCCTTACTGGGTTTCCACACTAACCCAAACCTCCGTCGCCCAAATCAAATCCCGCTACCCTAACGTTAAAGCCCTAGCCAGTCTCTCCGGCTGGAGTCTTGGCGACACAGTCCTTCGCTGGTACGACCCGGAGGATCCCAACCTTTGGATCACCAACGCCTTCACCTCCCTCAAATCCATCGTCGAAGACTACCACCTCGATGGAATCGACATCGACTACGAGAACTTCCCGAAACGACGCCGTCGCTCCAGTCCCAACTCCACCTTCGCTTACTGCATCGGCGAGCTCATCTCCCTCCTCAAGAACCAAAGCGTCATCTCTGTGGCAACCATCGCGCCGTTCTACACGACGGTGGGGCCGTACATGGACCTGTACGGACGGTACGAGGAGGTGATAGACTTCGTGAACTATCAGTTCTATACGGATCGGGTTCGGAGCGCGAGAGGGTATTTGGATACTTTCCGGGTCCGATCGATGCAATTTGGAGCGGAGAAACTGTTGCCGAGCTATGAGGTAAAAGGGAGAGGGATTCAAGGGGAGGCGTTCTTCGATGCTCTGAGACTGCTGGAGAAGAGTGGGTTCAGTGTGAATGGGGTGATGATTTTCTCGGCAGATGCTTCTGTCGATGGTGGAGGCGATGACTATTATTACGAGAAGAAATCTCAGGCTTTCTTGCTTAATTCCACTACTCTAgtgtga